Proteins from a genomic interval of Zingiber officinale cultivar Zhangliang chromosome 1B, Zo_v1.1, whole genome shotgun sequence:
- the LOC122011921 gene encoding stress-response A/B barrel domain-containing protein At5g22580-like, protein MAGIKHLVMAKFKEGAAVEQLVLDMKKLALELDIIKSFEWGEDVMKNDKYSHGFTHTFIFMFDSAEDVAAYIKHPRHVEYGKKFRSGTEKILAVDFPTVIDKIRTA, encoded by the exons ATGGCAGGCATCAAGCACCTGGTCATGGCCAAGTTCAAGGAAGGAGCAGCAGTGGAGCAGCTGGTTCTGGACATGAAGAAACTCGCTTTAGAGTTGGATATCATCAAATCCTTCGAATG GGGGGAGGACGTGATGAAGAACGACAAATATAGCCATGGATTCACGCATACGTTCATCTTCATGTTTGACAGCGCTGAGGACGTGGCGGCGTACATAAAGCACCCTCGACACGTTGAGTACGGCAAGAAGTTTCGTTCAGGGACTGAGAAGATCTTGGCGGTGGATTTTCCGACTGTTATTGATAAGATTAGGACTGCTTGA
- the LOC122012771 gene encoding stress-response A/B barrel domain-containing protein At5g22580-like isoform X1, with the protein MAGIKHLVMAKFKEGAAVEQLLLDMKKLALELDIIKSFEWGEDVMKNDKYSHGFTHTFIFMFDSAEDVAAYMKHPRHVEYGKKFRAGTEKILAVDFPTVIDKIATA; encoded by the exons ATGGCAGGCATCAAGCACCTGGTCATGGCCAAGTTCAAGGAAGGAGCAGCAGTGGAGCAGCTGCTTCTGGACATGAAGAAACTCGCATTAGAGTTGGATATCATCAAATCCTTCGAATG GGGAGAGGACGTTATGAAGAACGACAAGTATAGCCATGGATTCACGCATACGTTCATCTTCATGTTTGACAGCGCTGAGGACGTGGCGGCGTACATGAAGCACCCTCGACACGTTGAGTACGGCAAGAAGTTTCGTGCAGGGACTGAGAAGATCTTGGCGGTGGATTTTCCGACTGTTATTGATAAGATTGCGACTGCTTGA